The following proteins are encoded in a genomic region of Arachis stenosperma cultivar V10309 chromosome 4, arast.V10309.gnm1.PFL2, whole genome shotgun sequence:
- the LOC130973141 gene encoding uncharacterized protein LOC130973141: MAGIRLQPEDSDASQQQARAVAADLVSDDDRSVAADSWSIKSEYGSTLDDDQRHADAAEALNNANLPPPSDYSSDKDEPDADAVSSMLGFQSYWDAAYAGELTNFREHGHAGEVWFGADVMEVVASWTKDLCVDISQGRIPNHVDDVKAEASELGNKVLSSWSVLDIGTGNGLLLQELAKQGFSDLTGTDYSEGAISLAQSVANRDGFSDIKFLVDDVLATKLEQEFQLVMDKGTLDAIGLHPDGPVKRMMYWDSVAKLVAPGGVLVITSCNSTKDELIQEVESFNRRKIAAAQEVEGAKDDESCRDPIFQYLSHVRTYPTFMFGGSVGSRVATVAFLRK, encoded by the exons atGGCCGGAATCCGCTTGCAGCCAGAGGACTCCGACGCCTCACAGCAACAAGCTCGAGCGGTGGCCGCTGATCTGGTCTCCGACGACGACCGCTCCGTCGCCGCCGACTCCTGGTCTATAAAGAGCGAGTACGGCAGCACACTCGACGACGACCAGCGCCACGCCGACGCCGCCGAAGCTCTCAACAACGCCAACCTTCCCCCTCCCTCCGACTACAg TTCTGACAAGGATGAGCCTGATGCTGATGCAGTTTCTTCCATGCTGGGTTTTCAGAGCTATTGGGATGCTGCCTATGCAGGCGAGCTTACAAATTTTCGTGAACATGGTCATGCTGGTGAAGTTTG GTTTGGGGCTGATGTGATGGAAGTAGTTGCATCTTGGACAAAAGACTTGTGCGTTGACATCTCTCAAGGCCGCATACCAAATCATGTTGATGATGTCAAAGCTGAAGCTAGTGAATTAGGAAATAAAGTTTTGTCTAGTTGGAGTGTACTTGACATTGGGACAGGCAATGGTTTGCTTCTCCAAGAATTAGCTAAACAAGG GTTCTCGGATTTGACTGGTACGGATTATAGTGAAGGGGCCATCAGCCTTGCTCAAAGCGTTGCTAATCGTGATGGATTTTCtgacatcaaatttttg GTCGATGATGTCCTGGCGACAAAGTTGGAACAAGAGTTTCAACTTGTCATGGATAAGGGGACGCTAGATGCTATTGGATTGCATCCTGATGGTCCTGTCAAgag AATGATGTATTGGGATTCTGTTGCGAAGTTAGTTGCACCTGGTGGAGTACTT GTGATTACATCGTGCAACAGCACAAAGGATGAGCTGATACAAGAAGTGGAAAGTTTCAACAGACGAAAAATCGCTGCTGCTCAGGAAGTAGAGGGAGCCAAGGACGACGAATCATGCAGAGATCCTATATTCCAATACTTAAGTCATGTCCGCACATATCCGACATTCATGTTTGGTGGATCTGTAGGCTCGCGCGTGGCGACTGTGGCATTTCTTCGGAAATGA
- the LOC130973035 gene encoding ATP-dependent Clp protease proteolytic subunit 3, chloroplastic-like, with product MEACAAATYGAASTCTPLNFTFSHGRTKTLLHSQIPIPSKKGPGKSFSIVSASRRTLSSNWLVSDDDFSASTTSPWLPRLEELDTTNMLLRQRIIFLGSQVDDMTADFIISQLLFLDADDPKKDIKLFINSPGGSVTAGMGIYDAMKLCKADVSTVCVGLAASMGAFILASGTKGKRYCMPNSRVMIHQPLGTAGGKATDMSIRIREMAYHKIKINKILSKITGKSVDQIDLDTDRDNFMNPWEAKEYGLVDEVIDDGKPGLVAPIADSSPPPRTRVWELWKIEGSRKAKKNLPSEHKFLEEAYKKVQGGDDDKGTEQENEAPAAV from the exons ATGGAAGCATGTGCAGCAGCAACTTATGGTGCGGCCTCAACGTGCACCCCACTTAACTTCACCTTCAGCCATGGAAGAACCAAAACTCTCTTACACTCCCAAATTCCCATTCCCTCCAAGAAAGGACCGGGAAAATCCTTCTCCATTGTTAGCGCCTCAAGACGAACCTTGTCTTCCAACTGGCTTGTCTCCGATGATGACTTCTCTGCTTCTACGACTTCTCCATGGCTTCCCAGACTCGAAGAACTTGACACTACCAATATGCTTCTCCGCCAAAGGATTATCTTTTTGGGTTCTCAG GTGGATGATATGACTGCTGATTTCATCATTAGTCAGCTCCTCTTTTTGGATGCTGATGACCCAAAAAAAGACATAAAGTTGTTTATAAATTCACCTGGTGGTTCTGTCACTGCTG GAATGGGTATTTACGATGCCATGAAGTTATGCAAAGCAGATGTGTCAACAGTTTGTGTAGGGCTTGCGGCATCAATGGGTGCATTTATCCTTGCGTCTGGTACTAAAGGGAAGCGCTATTGTATGCCAAATTCAAGAGTTATGATCCATCAGCCACTTGGAACTGCTGGTGGAAAA GCTACTGACATGAGCATTCGGATAAGAGAAATGGCATATCACAAGATTAAGATAAACAAGATACTATCAAAGATTACTGGGAAGTCTGTAGATCAG ATAGACTTGGACACTGATCGCGATAATTTTATGAATCCTTGGGAAGCTAAGGAATATGGTTTAGTTGACGAAGTTATAGATGACGGAAAGCCCGGGCTAGTTGCACCGATTGCAGACTCGTCACCACCACCAAGAACTCGGGTGTGGGAGCTATGGAAGATTGAAGGAAGCCGAAAAGCGAAGAAGAATTTGCCATCAGAGCATAAGTTTTTAGAGGAAGCATACAAAAAAGTTCAGGGAGGTGATGATGACAAAGGCACTGAACAGGAAAACGAAGCACCTGCTGCTGTATGA